Proteins encoded within one genomic window of Tabrizicola piscis:
- the pstC gene encoding phosphate ABC transporter permease subunit PstC → MSVFFLLVVIAVLSVAGYVLCRQRALKSVDGNVRRLHSLPGYYGWFGFILASVPALIALALWLIIQPMVIERQLSGFFPAEMIEDPSARTLLFADVRRVAAGLDTAVAQGAMTEDQAESVRTEFGSVRDRLAAVGVALGSEVTPEVLAAAQEYREMARVGVVGRAVLTLILSVAGLIFAIRATGPDFRARNRVEQVVLALLILSSTIAILTTVGIVLSMLTESLRFFTMYPAADFFFNLTWSPNFRGNSELGLIPLLWGTLYISFISMLVAVPIGLFAAIYLAEYASNRVRSVVKPLIEVIAGIPTVVFGLFALVTVGPFLRDYFAQPFGLGNSGSSVMTAGIVIGILNIPFISSLADDIINAVPQSMRDGSLGLGATKSETIKQVVLPAALPGIMGAVLMAASRAIGETMIVTMGAGAAARLDLNPFEAMTTITVKIVSQLTGDTEFNSPETLVAFALGMSLFVITLCLNILALWIVRKYREQYE, encoded by the coding sequence ATGTCGGTCTTTTTTCTGCTGGTGGTCATCGCGGTCCTGTCCGTTGCCGGGTACGTGCTTTGTCGCCAGCGAGCGCTGAAAAGTGTCGACGGAAACGTCCGCCGCTTGCATTCCCTTCCGGGCTATTACGGCTGGTTCGGCTTTATCTTGGCCTCGGTCCCCGCGCTGATTGCGCTGGCTTTGTGGCTGATCATCCAGCCGATGGTGATCGAGCGTCAGCTGAGCGGCTTCTTCCCCGCCGAGATGATCGAGGACCCTTCGGCCCGCACCCTTTTGTTCGCCGATGTGCGCCGCGTTGCCGCCGGGCTGGATACCGCCGTGGCACAGGGTGCTATGACCGAAGATCAGGCCGAGTCTGTGCGCACCGAATTTGGCAGCGTGCGGGACCGTCTGGCCGCTGTGGGCGTGGCCCTTGGGTCCGAAGTCACCCCCGAGGTGCTGGCCGCGGCTCAGGAATACCGCGAAATGGCGCGGGTGGGCGTTGTTGGCCGTGCTGTCCTGACCCTGATCCTGTCTGTCGCCGGCCTGATCTTTGCCATTCGCGCCACCGGACCCGACTTCCGCGCCCGCAACCGGGTGGAGCAGGTGGTGCTGGCGCTTCTCATCCTGTCCTCGACCATCGCGATCCTGACGACGGTCGGGATCGTGCTGTCGATGCTGACGGAATCGCTGCGCTTCTTCACGATGTATCCGGCGGCGGATTTCTTCTTCAACCTGACCTGGTCGCCAAACTTCCGGGGCAATTCGGAACTGGGGCTGATCCCGCTTCTGTGGGGCACGCTTTACATCAGTTTCATCTCGATGCTGGTGGCAGTGCCGATCGGCCTGTTCGCGGCGATCTATCTGGCGGAATATGCATCGAACCGGGTGCGGTCGGTGGTGAAGCCGCTGATCGAGGTGATTGCCGGCATCCCGACCGTGGTCTTCGGCCTTTTCGCTCTTGTCACTGTGGGGCCGTTCCTGCGCGACTACTTTGCCCAGCCGTTCGGCCTTGGCAACTCGGGTTCCTCGGTGATGACGGCGGGGATCGTGATCGGCATCCTGAACATCCCGTTCATCTCGTCGCTGGCAGATGACATCATCAACGCCGTGCCGCAGTCGATGCGCGACGGGTCGCTTGGCCTTGGCGCGACCAAATCGGAGACCATCAAGCAGGTGGTGCTGCCCGCCGCCCTGCCGGGCATCATGGGCGCGGTCCTGATGGCCGCCAGCCGCGCGATTGGTGAGACGATGATCGTCACCATGGGTGCGGGCGCTGCCGCACGCCTTGACCTCAACCCGTTCGAGGCGATGACGACGATTACCGTCAAGATCGTCAGCCAGCTGACTGGCGACACCGAATTCAACTCACCCGAGACGCTGGTGGCCTTTGCGCTGGGGATGTCGCTGTTCGTCATCACGCTTTGCCTCAACATCCTCGCCCTCTGGATCGTGCGGAAATATCGGGAGCAATACGAATGA
- the tig gene encoding trigger factor, which produces MQVTETLNEGLKRGYTITVTSAELDAKVQEKLLEAQPEVEIKGFRKGKVPLAILKKQFGQRMMGDAMQEAIDGAMKDHFDKSGDRPALQPEVKMVGGETWKEGQDVVVEMTYDALPPIPEIDAGKIKLDRLIVKAEAAAVDEALANLAATAQSFDDRKKGAKAKDGDQVVIDFKGSVDGELFEGGSGDDYPLVLGSNSFIPGFEAQLVGAKVGDEVSVNVTFPEAYGAKHLAGKAAVFACTIKAVKEPKPAEVDDELAKKYGAEDLAALKAQIAERLEAEYKGAARAVLKRSLLDQLDGMVKFDLPANLVEAEAAQIAHQLYHEEHPEDHGHNHGEIETTDEHKALAERRVRLGLLLAEIGRKAEVTVSDAEMTQAVLAAARQYPGQERQFFEFVQKNPQMQQQLRAPIFEDKVVDHIVALAKVKDKDVSKEDLQKAVEALDEM; this is translated from the coding sequence ATGCAGGTCACCGAGACCCTGAACGAAGGCCTCAAGCGCGGCTACACCATCACCGTCACCTCGGCCGAGCTGGACGCCAAGGTGCAGGAAAAGCTGCTCGAAGCCCAGCCCGAGGTTGAAATCAAGGGCTTTCGCAAGGGCAAGGTCCCACTGGCGATCCTGAAAAAGCAGTTCGGCCAGCGCATGATGGGCGACGCGATGCAGGAAGCCATCGACGGCGCGATGAAGGACCACTTCGACAAATCCGGCGACCGTCCGGCGCTGCAGCCCGAAGTGAAGATGGTTGGCGGTGAGACCTGGAAAGAAGGTCAGGACGTCGTGGTTGAAATGACCTATGACGCGCTGCCCCCGATCCCGGAGATCGACGCTGGCAAGATCAAGCTCGACCGTCTGATCGTGAAAGCCGAAGCCGCCGCCGTGGACGAAGCGTTGGCCAACCTTGCCGCCACCGCGCAGTCGTTCGACGACCGCAAGAAGGGTGCCAAGGCCAAGGACGGCGATCAGGTCGTGATCGACTTCAAGGGTTCCGTCGATGGGGAACTGTTCGAAGGTGGCTCGGGCGACGATTACCCGCTGGTGCTGGGCTCGAACTCCTTCATCCCGGGGTTCGAAGCGCAGCTTGTCGGAGCCAAGGTCGGTGACGAAGTGTCGGTCAACGTGACCTTCCCGGAAGCCTATGGCGCCAAGCATCTCGCCGGCAAGGCCGCCGTCTTCGCCTGCACGATCAAGGCCGTGAAGGAACCGAAGCCAGCCGAAGTCGATGACGAACTGGCCAAGAAATACGGCGCCGAAGACCTTGCCGCGCTCAAGGCCCAGATCGCCGAACGGCTTGAAGCGGAATACAAGGGCGCTGCCCGCGCAGTCCTCAAGCGGTCGCTGCTGGACCAGCTGGATGGCATGGTGAAATTCGACCTGCCCGCCAATCTGGTCGAGGCTGAGGCCGCCCAGATCGCCCACCAGCTGTACCACGAAGAGCACCCGGAAGATCACGGCCACAACCACGGTGAGATTGAAACGACGGATGAACACAAGGCCCTTGCCGAACGCCGCGTCCGCCTTGGCCTTCTCCTCGCTGAAATCGGCCGCAAAGCCGAAGTCACCGTCTCCGATGCCGAGATGACCCAGGCCGTCCTTGCCGCCGCCCGCCAGTACCCGGGGCAGGAACGTCAGTTCTTCGAATTCGTGCAGAAGAACCCGCAGATGCAACAGCAACTCCGCGCGCCGATCTTTGAAGACAAGGTTGTCGATCACATCGTGGCTTTGGCCAAGGTGAAGGACAAGGACGTCTCGAAGGAAGACCTGCAAAAGGCTGTCGAGGCGCTGGACGAAATGTAG
- the exaC gene encoding acetaldehyde dehydrogenase ExaC — protein MNQMTQVAGQSASPFKTRYDNFIGGAFVPPVNGRYMDNVTPITGVKVCEVARSDAADMALALDAAHAAKEAWGKTSAALRSNVLLKIADVMEANLQLLAEAETWDNGKPIRETVNADIPLSIDHFRYFAGVLRSQEGTMSEIDHDTVAYHFHEPLGVVGQIIPWNFSILMAAWKLAPALAAGNCIVMKPAEQTPAAIMVLMELIGDLLPPGVLNVVNGTGAEAGDALVRSGRIAKIAFTGSTATGRKIMEAATVNLIPVTLELGGKSPNIFFSDVMAEDDAFLDKAVEGFVLFAFNQGEVCTCPSRALIQEDIYEDFIARCIARVKAIKQGDPRDLATMVGAQASQQQHDKIMSYLAIGREEGAEVLVGGDAARFNGDLAGGFYIQPTILKGHNKMRVFQEEIFGPVVSVTTFKDEAEALAIANDTMYGLGAGVWTRDGTRAYRFGRAIEAGRVWVNNYHAYPAHAAFGGYKQSGIGRETHKMMLDHYQQTKNMLVSYNPNKLGFF, from the coding sequence ATGAACCAGATGACACAGGTGGCGGGCCAGTCGGCCTCGCCCTTCAAGACCCGCTATGACAATTTCATCGGTGGCGCGTTCGTGCCGCCCGTGAACGGTCGCTACATGGACAATGTCACGCCGATCACCGGCGTAAAGGTGTGTGAGGTGGCCCGTTCCGATGCCGCCGACATGGCGCTGGCGCTGGATGCCGCGCATGCCGCAAAGGAGGCCTGGGGAAAGACCAGTGCAGCGTTGCGATCGAATGTCCTGCTTAAAATCGCGGACGTGATGGAGGCAAACCTGCAGCTTTTGGCCGAGGCCGAGACCTGGGACAACGGCAAGCCGATCCGCGAGACGGTGAATGCCGACATTCCGCTGTCGATCGACCATTTCCGCTACTTCGCGGGCGTGCTGCGGTCGCAGGAAGGCACGATGAGCGAGATCGACCACGATACGGTGGCCTATCATTTCCATGAACCGCTTGGCGTTGTCGGCCAGATCATCCCGTGGAACTTCTCGATCCTGATGGCGGCCTGGAAGCTTGCCCCGGCGCTGGCGGCGGGCAATTGCATCGTGATGAAGCCGGCCGAGCAGACCCCGGCGGCCATCATGGTGCTGATGGAACTGATCGGGGACCTGCTGCCCCCCGGCGTGTTGAACGTGGTCAACGGCACGGGTGCCGAGGCGGGGGATGCGTTGGTGCGGTCGGGCCGGATTGCCAAGATCGCCTTTACGGGGTCCACCGCCACCGGGCGCAAGATCATGGAAGCCGCGACCGTGAACCTGATCCCGGTCACGCTGGAACTGGGGGGCAAGTCGCCCAACATCTTCTTTTCCGACGTGATGGCCGAAGATGACGCTTTCCTTGACAAGGCGGTTGAAGGTTTTGTCCTGTTCGCCTTCAACCAGGGTGAGGTTTGCACCTGCCCCAGCCGCGCCCTCATTCAGGAAGACATCTACGAGGACTTCATCGCGCGCTGCATCGCGCGGGTGAAGGCGATCAAGCAGGGCGATCCGCGTGACCTTGCCACCATGGTCGGCGCGCAGGCCAGCCAGCAGCAGCACGACAAGATCATGTCCTATCTGGCCATCGGCCGCGAGGAAGGGGCCGAGGTTCTGGTCGGCGGCGATGCGGCGCGGTTCAATGGCGATCTGGCGGGCGGGTTCTATATCCAGCCGACGATCCTGAAGGGCCATAACAAGATGCGGGTCTTTCAGGAGGAAATCTTTGGCCCGGTCGTCAGCGTCACCACCTTCAAGGACGAGGCCGAGGCTTTGGCGATTGCCAATGACACGATGTACGGCCTTGGTGCCGGCGTCTGGACCCGCGACGGCACCCGCGCCTACCGCTTTGGCCGGGCGATCGAGGCTGGCCGGGTCTGGGTGAACAACTACCACGCCTATCCCGCCCACGCGGCCTTTGGCGGCTACAAGCAGTCCGGCATTGGGCGCGAGACGCACAAGATGATGCTGGACCATTATCAGCAGACCAAAAACATGCTGGTCAGCTACAATCCCAACAAGCTTGGGTTCTTCTAG
- a CDS encoding PstS family phosphate ABC transporter substrate-binding protein has product MRTIHITASVLALAASATMAQARDQVQITGSSTVLPYATIVAEAFGENFDFPTPVVEGGGSGAGRAKMCEGVGENTVDIANSSSRISQKDLDTCAANGVAEVMEVRIGYDGIVFASDVAGPAFAFTPADIYNAIGEQVLKDGALVANPHTQWAEFNPNLPAQDILMLVPGTKHGTREVFDTRVIIAGCEESGAMKAMMDAGMDEDAAEEGCMKLRTDGRSVDIDGDYTETLARLDADKNAVGVFGLSFYQNNTDKLQVATMGGIVPSTESIASGEYPVSRPLYFYVKLAHMDVIPGLKEYVEFFVSNDMAGPDGPLAQYGLVSDPELAATQAMVAARTPMAPLE; this is encoded by the coding sequence ATGAGAACCATCCATATCACCGCTTCCGTTCTGGCCCTTGCCGCCTCCGCCACGATGGCGCAAGCGCGCGATCAGGTTCAGATCACTGGCTCGTCCACTGTTCTGCCTTACGCGACCATTGTAGCCGAAGCCTTCGGCGAGAACTTCGACTTCCCGACCCCGGTCGTCGAAGGCGGTGGTTCGGGTGCTGGCCGCGCCAAGATGTGTGAAGGCGTGGGCGAAAACACTGTCGACATCGCCAACTCCTCGTCGCGCATCAGCCAGAAGGACCTGGACACCTGCGCCGCCAACGGCGTGGCCGAAGTCATGGAAGTCCGCATCGGCTATGACGGGATCGTCTTCGCTTCGGACGTCGCTGGCCCGGCTTTCGCCTTCACCCCGGCTGACATCTACAACGCGATTGGCGAGCAGGTCCTGAAGGACGGCGCGCTGGTTGCCAACCCGCACACCCAGTGGGCCGAGTTCAACCCGAACCTGCCCGCCCAGGACATCCTGATGCTGGTTCCCGGCACCAAGCACGGCACCCGTGAAGTGTTCGACACCCGCGTCATCATCGCCGGCTGCGAAGAGTCGGGCGCGATGAAGGCCATGATGGATGCCGGCATGGACGAAGACGCCGCTGAAGAAGGCTGCATGAAGCTGCGCACCGATGGCCGCTCGGTCGACATCGACGGCGACTACACCGAGACGCTGGCCCGTCTGGATGCCGACAAGAACGCCGTCGGCGTGTTCGGCCTGTCGTTCTACCAGAACAACACCGACAAGCTGCAGGTTGCCACGATGGGCGGCATCGTCCCCTCGACCGAGTCGATCGCGTCGGGTGAATACCCGGTGTCGCGCCCGCTCTACTTCTACGTCAAGCTGGCCCACATGGACGTGATCCCCGGCCTGAAAGAGTATGTCGAGTTCTTCGTGTCCAACGACATGGCTGGCCCGGATGGCCCGCTGGCGCAGTACGGCCTGGTCTCCGACCCGGAGCTGGCTGCGACGCAGGCGATGGTTGCTGCCCGCACGCCGATGGCTCCGCTGGAATGA
- a CDS encoding Hint domain-containing protein — protein sequence MDIGTELATRTDMAAEPSVLGLMAGTQVRTLDGVLPVEFLEPGDRIVTRAGARRLVAVSVKQRRMAAVVRIRATTLGHDRPEQDLLLAPGQPVMIRDWRARALYGVEAAAIPASRLADGEFIVTEVLRQVRLFTLRFDEDEVIYAEGLEVACPAVDVPAMA from the coding sequence ATGGACATCGGGACGGAGCTTGCCACGCGGACGGACATGGCGGCAGAACCGTCAGTACTTGGCCTGATGGCAGGTACGCAGGTGCGGACGTTGGACGGTGTGCTGCCTGTGGAGTTTCTGGAGCCGGGCGACAGGATCGTGACCCGCGCCGGGGCGCGGCGGTTGGTGGCGGTGTCAGTCAAGCAGCGCCGGATGGCGGCCGTGGTGCGGATCCGCGCTACCACACTGGGCCATGACCGGCCTGAGCAGGACCTGCTTCTGGCCCCAGGCCAGCCCGTGATGATCCGCGACTGGCGCGCGCGTGCGCTTTATGGTGTCGAGGCTGCGGCCATTCCAGCGTCACGCCTGGCCGATGGCGAATTCATCGTGACCGAGGTTCTGCGTCAGGTGCGGCTGTTCACGCTGCGGTTTGACGAGGACGAAGTGATTTATGCCGAAGGGCTGGAGGTCGCCTGCCCTGCGGTTGATGTCCCTGCTATGGCGTAG
- a CDS encoding lysophospholipid acyltransferase family protein, with translation MTDTSFPADLPQRPSSFTYSHPGQSRFRRGLIRTVERLSGRPRLHRLYCDWQERGKRSGEPVFDAALRLLDVRLQIENEAHLAHIPATGGLLIVANHPFGILDGLTIGQLAMRLRGNVRILTNSLLCQVPEIAPHLLPVDFSGTPEARRLTSATRRRAAELLAEGQVVAIFPAGGVATANKPVKGRACDAEWHPFVGRLATIPGVTTLPVHFSGQNSRLFQIASHLSYPLRVALIFHETRRRMGCPLRLTVGAPILTSDLDRLARSDIANYLRRQTMALAGSRDIDPDEVFIWPRHVKW, from the coding sequence ATGACCGACACCAGCTTTCCCGCCGACCTACCACAGCGCCCCTCCAGCTTCACCTACTCGCATCCCGGCCAATCCCGGTTTCGTCGCGGCCTGATCCGCACTGTCGAACGGCTCAGCGGGCGGCCCCGGTTGCACCGGCTTTACTGCGACTGGCAGGAACGCGGGAAGCGGTCAGGCGAGCCGGTCTTCGACGCCGCCCTGCGCCTTCTGGACGTGCGCCTGCAGATCGAGAACGAAGCTCATCTGGCGCATATTCCCGCGACCGGTGGCCTTTTGATCGTGGCGAACCATCCCTTCGGCATCTTGGACGGGCTGACCATCGGCCAGCTTGCCATGCGCCTGCGTGGCAATGTGCGGATCCTGACCAACAGCCTGCTGTGCCAGGTGCCCGAGATTGCGCCGCACCTTTTGCCCGTCGATTTCTCCGGCACGCCCGAGGCGCGGCGTCTGACCAGCGCCACCCGCCGCCGCGCGGCCGAACTTCTGGCCGAGGGTCAGGTTGTCGCCATCTTTCCCGCCGGAGGGGTGGCCACCGCGAACAAGCCGGTCAAGGGCCGGGCTTGCGATGCCGAATGGCACCCCTTCGTCGGGCGACTGGCGACCATCCCTGGCGTGACAACACTGCCGGTGCATTTCTCGGGCCAGAACTCGCGTCTGTTCCAGATTGCCAGCCACCTGTCCTACCCGCTGCGTGTCGCGCTGATCTTTCACGAAACCCGCCGCCGCATGGGTTGCCCGCTGCGCCTGACCGTCGGAGCGCCGATCTTGACCTCGGATCTTGACCGGCTCGCCCGCAGCGATATCGCCAATTACCTGCGCCGCCAGACAATGGCGCTGGCAGGATCAAGGGACATCGACCCGGATGAGGTGTTCATCTGGCCCCGTCATGTAAAGTGGTAG
- a CDS encoding helix-turn-helix domain-containing protein, with amino-acid sequence MAKAPTAKAGDHVERVIGTLNSGSAAARSRLAASWQRSWLKHGLDPGLGAAAPEVDGDRLRVGREELAEVLAVAAPKLDDLFAMIGHCGCGILLTDAKGLVIDARAGAADADVFRAWGLAPGADWSEAAQGTNGIGTSLAEERALTIHRDQHYLAQNIGMSCIDAPVFGPDGGLIAALDVSSARADQTEGFNRLIEAMVTRVAQAIEADLFRNAFPKHRIVLASGADPASAAFLAVDGDDVVVGATREARRRHGLEPTGLIRPRPVVDLLGREGGPTGLEGAERAAVIRALTRAGGNVSEAARALGLGRATLYRRMKRLGIDERG; translated from the coding sequence ATGGCAAAGGCGCCGACTGCCAAGGCGGGGGATCATGTCGAACGGGTGATCGGGACGCTGAACTCCGGTTCGGCGGCGGCGCGGTCGCGGCTTGCCGCGTCGTGGCAGCGGTCCTGGCTTAAACATGGGCTGGACCCCGGCCTTGGGGCTGCGGCGCCCGAAGTTGATGGTGACCGGCTGCGCGTGGGGCGCGAGGAGCTTGCAGAGGTGCTGGCGGTGGCCGCGCCAAAGCTGGACGACCTGTTTGCCATGATCGGCCATTGTGGCTGCGGGATCCTGTTGACCGATGCCAAGGGGCTGGTGATCGACGCCCGTGCCGGAGCCGCGGATGCCGATGTGTTCCGCGCCTGGGGTCTGGCCCCGGGGGCGGATTGGTCCGAAGCGGCGCAGGGCACCAACGGGATCGGCACCAGCCTGGCCGAGGAACGTGCGCTGACCATTCACCGCGACCAGCACTATCTTGCGCAGAACATCGGGATGAGCTGCATCGATGCGCCGGTCTTTGGCCCCGATGGCGGGCTGATCGCGGCGCTGGATGTCAGCTCGGCCCGCGCGGACCAGACCGAGGGCTTCAACCGGCTGATCGAGGCGATGGTGACCCGGGTGGCGCAGGCGATCGAGGCGGACCTGTTCCGCAATGCCTTTCCAAAGCACCGGATCGTGCTGGCCAGCGGGGCAGATCCGGCAAGTGCCGCCTTTCTGGCGGTGGATGGCGACGATGTGGTCGTCGGTGCCACGCGCGAGGCGCGAAGGCGGCACGGGTTGGAGCCGACGGGGTTGATCCGGCCGCGTCCGGTGGTCGATCTTCTGGGGCGTGAGGGCGGGCCGACGGGTCTTGAAGGGGCCGAACGCGCCGCAGTGATTCGCGCCCTGACCCGCGCGGGGGGCAATGTGTCGGAAGCCGCGCGCGCCCTTGGCCTTGGTCGCGCCACGCTTTACCGGCGGATGAAGCGGCTGGGGATCGATGAGCGCGGCTGA
- a CDS encoding aldehyde dehydrogenase family protein — protein sequence MLLPPDPILAAFTLQKARVAERRRSFGLAERRAVLDKLAAAIRANEAALVEACAEDLGRPEAETILIEYLTVLQDIRHARRHLRRWMRPRRVAPTLASFGSSARIEAQPRGVCLVIAPWNLPFALAMGPVVSALAAGNAVILKPSELTPATSALMARLVAQTLPPDLCTVIEGDKAVAEQLLALPFDHIFFTGSPAVGKIVMAAAAKNLTSVTLELGGKSPVIVGEGADLDRAADWITFGKFLNAGQVCIAPDHLFVHTSVKDQFLQALRARIAKAYGTAATSPHLGRIVSDSHATRLADLLADAVAKGARPVLDNGSNGRAMGPVLVEAITPEMRLDQEEIFGPILPILPYDDLGQVIDRINARDKPLALYIFDRDRARIDRIVGETTSGGVGINLTLVQFNHANLPFGGSIPRASGRGMGCTAFAPSAMNAQCCGTGFWRCP from the coding sequence ATGCTCTTGCCCCCCGATCCCATTCTTGCCGCCTTCACGCTGCAGAAGGCCCGCGTTGCCGAACGCCGCCGCAGCTTTGGTCTGGCCGAGCGCCGCGCGGTGCTGGACAAGCTGGCAGCGGCGATCCGGGCGAATGAAGCCGCGCTGGTGGAAGCCTGCGCAGAGGACCTTGGCCGGCCCGAGGCCGAGACGATCCTGATCGAATACCTGACCGTGCTGCAGGACATCCGCCATGCCCGACGCCATCTGCGCCGCTGGATGCGGCCCCGGCGGGTGGCACCGACACTGGCAAGTTTCGGATCCTCGGCCCGGATCGAGGCGCAGCCGCGTGGGGTCTGCCTTGTCATCGCGCCGTGGAACCTGCCCTTCGCGCTGGCGATGGGGCCGGTTGTTTCGGCCCTGGCGGCGGGAAATGCGGTGATCCTGAAGCCGTCGGAACTGACGCCCGCGACCAGCGCGCTGATGGCGCGGTTGGTGGCCCAGACCTTGCCACCAGACCTTTGCACCGTGATCGAAGGCGACAAGGCCGTGGCGGAACAGCTGCTCGCCCTGCCATTCGACCACATCTTCTTTACCGGCAGCCCGGCTGTGGGCAAGATCGTTATGGCGGCGGCGGCGAAAAACCTGACCTCGGTCACGCTGGAGCTTGGGGGGAAATCGCCGGTTATCGTCGGCGAAGGCGCGGATCTTGACCGGGCGGCGGACTGGATCACCTTCGGCAAGTTCCTGAATGCAGGCCAGGTCTGCATCGCGCCGGATCACCTTTTTGTCCATACCAGCGTCAAGGACCAGTTCCTGCAGGCCCTGCGCGCCCGGATTGCCAAGGCGTATGGCACGGCTGCGACAAGCCCGCACCTTGGGCGGATCGTCAGCGACAGCCATGCGACGCGGCTGGCCGATCTGTTGGCCGATGCCGTGGCCAAGGGCGCGCGGCCAGTGCTGGACAATGGCTCCAACGGCCGCGCGATGGGGCCCGTGCTGGTCGAGGCGATCACACCCGAAATGCGGCTGGATCAGGAAGAAATCTTCGGCCCGATCCTGCCCATCCTGCCCTATGACGATCTTGGTCAGGTGATCGACCGGATCAACGCCCGCGACAAGCCGCTGGCGCTGTATATCTTTGACCGCGACCGCGCGCGGATTGACCGGATCGTGGGAGAGACCACCTCGGGCGGGGTGGGGATCAACCTGACGCTGGTCCAGTTCAACCATGCGAACCTGCCGTTCGGGGGGTCAATACCTCGGGCATCGGGGCGGGGCATGGGGTGCACGGCTTTCGCGCCTTCAGCCATGAACGCGCAGTGCTGCGGAACCGGTTTCTGGCGCTGCCCTTGA
- the pstA gene encoding phosphate ABC transporter permease PstA, with protein MTDLSAAGSLPVSKPKGSLFVQDDLTRRRNAAETRFKYYGIVAIVLSLSVLAIMLFTIFRDGTSAFRQASLSFPITLEADILDPNGARDPADLAKVTTIGYGNLIGQQFANYLVAEGIAVEGISDKDISGMVSRDAPGRLRDMVLADPALIGQTIDFNAYATGRIDGYMKGRVTLETAQLDSNVSLEQLQLADKLIAAGILTSGFNSGFLTNPDASDQRPESAGLGVAIIGSLYMMMLVLIFTLPVGVAASIYLEEFAPKNRLTDLIEVNISNLAAVPSIVFGILGLAIFINFAGLPQSSSLVGALVISLMTLPTIIIATRAAIRAVPPSIRDAALGVGASKMQTVFHHVLPLAMPGILTGTILGLASALGETAPLLLIGMVAFVTNYPAGPFDGGVLDPATALPVQVYSWASRSDPAFIERSSGAIIVLLAFLVVMNVAAILLRRRFERRW; from the coding sequence ATGACCGACCTCTCAGCCGCCGGCAGCCTTCCCGTGTCAAAGCCGAAGGGCTCGCTTTTCGTGCAGGATGACCTGACGCGCCGCCGCAATGCCGCCGAGACGCGGTTCAAGTACTACGGCATCGTGGCCATCGTCCTGAGCCTGTCAGTCCTGGCGATCATGCTGTTCACGATCTTCCGCGATGGCACCTCGGCCTTCCGGCAGGCCAGCCTGTCCTTTCCGATCACGCTTGAGGCGGACATCCTTGACCCGAATGGCGCGCGGGATCCGGCTGATCTGGCCAAGGTCACGACCATTGGCTACGGCAATCTGATCGGCCAGCAGTTCGCGAATTACCTTGTCGCGGAAGGGATCGCTGTCGAAGGGATCAGCGACAAGGACATCTCGGGCATGGTGTCGCGCGACGCGCCGGGGCGGCTGCGGGATATGGTGCTGGCGGACCCGGCGCTGATCGGCCAGACCATCGACTTCAACGCCTATGCGACGGGGCGGATCGACGGCTACATGAAAGGCCGCGTGACGCTTGAGACCGCGCAACTGGATTCCAACGTGTCGCTGGAACAGCTGCAGCTGGCCGACAAGCTGATTGCGGCGGGCATCCTGACCTCGGGCTTCAACTCGGGCTTCCTGACCAACCCTGACGCGTCCGACCAGCGGCCGGAATCGGCGGGCCTTGGCGTGGCGATCATCGGGTCCTTGTACATGATGATGCTGGTCTTGATCTTCACCCTGCCGGTGGGCGTGGCCGCCTCGATCTATCTTGAGGAATTCGCGCCGAAGAACCGGCTGACCGACCTGATCGAGGTCAATATCTCCAACCTCGCCGCTGTGCCTTCCATCGTGTTCGGTATCCTTGGCCTGGCGATCTTCATCAACTTTGCCGGGCTGCCGCAGTCGTCCTCGCTGGTCGGCGCGCTGGTGATCAGCCTGATGACCCTGCCCACGATCATCATCGCCACCCGTGCTGCGATCCGGGCGGTGCCGCCGTCAATCCGGGATGCGGCGCTTGGCGTTGGCGCGTCGAAGATGCAGACCGTGTTTCACCACGTCCTGCCGTTGGCGATGCCCGGCATCCTGACTGGCACGATCCTTGGGCTGGCAAGTGCCCTTGGTGAAACCGCGCCGCTGCTTTTGATCGGGATGGTGGCCTTTGTCACCAACTACCCGGCAGGCCCGTTTGACGGTGGCGTGCTGGACCCGGCGACCGCGCTGCCGGTGCAGGTTTACTCCTGGGCCTCGCGGTCCGACCCGGCCTTCATCGAACGTTCATCAGGGGCGATCATTGTGCTGCTGGCGTTCCTTGTGGTCATGAACGTTGCGGCGATTCTTCTGCGCCGCCGCTTTGAACGCCGTTGGTAG